Proteins co-encoded in one Phragmitibacter flavus genomic window:
- a CDS encoding type II toxin-antitoxin system PemK/MazF family toxin, whose amino-acid sequence MKTEPGQVYRVDLGYSGKMRMMAVVSMSDEDAPRALTICIPITTAYRNSWYEIALTKKTFLRETSYANVQGIQAIQNHELQGPIGKLTAAEMTNIRAALAKMFEIQ is encoded by the coding sequence ATGAAGACTGAACCGGGTCAAGTCTATCGCGTTGACCTCGGCTACTCAGGAAAAATGCGTATGATGGCCGTCGTCTCGATGAGCGACGAAGATGCCCCGCGCGCCCTCACCATTTGTATCCCGATAACCACCGCCTATCGAAACAGTTGGTATGAAATAGCCCTCACGAAAAAAACATTTCTCAGAGAAACATCCTACGCAAACGTTCAGGGCATTCAGGCCATACAAAACCACGAATTGCAAGGCCCCATCGGGAAGCTCACCGCAGCAGAAATGACCAATATTCGCGCGGCTCTCGCCAAAATGTTTGAAATCCAATAG
- a CDS encoding TonB-dependent receptor, which produces MKRFHSPLAILFTAITISTHTLAQQTEELQTITVTGKAEDLLGQTTAASTGYASSEDLLARPVLRRGEILETIPGVIITQHAGGGKANQYFLRGFNLDHGADFATSLEGMPLNLRTHAHGQGYTDLNPLIPELLSGVNFTKGTFTAAQGDLSTAGSADFLLFNQLPNNFVTIEAGENNYYRALIAGTVDLNPTIAPPFDPKNPTTDLMPKIQQSLTYALEYNTYDGPWTLPEDFERWNGLLRYFRGDDDNFFTATFMGYQADWTSSDQIPQRAINDGRIDRLGHVDPTTGGESSRYSLNLTFQTRDGDVTTKGNLYAIYYDLDLYSNFTYFLDYPERGDQFQQKENRWILGGNVARTWENQNLFGKKTDYTLGLQTRHDLIGDIGLYRTQNRQRFQTIREDAVYEASLGLFAETTIHWQDWFRTNLGLRGDLFYFDTRQSNLTANEGDDLDAILSPKISLIFGPWNETELYLNYGLGFHSNDARGVNTTIDPNSGDPVPPVDPLVRTQSAELGIRNQAIPTLTSTLSLFWIESDSELVYIGDAGANEPGPGSRRFGLEFANYWRPAKWLTLDAELALTHARFTDSGNDDYIPSSVPLMFSGGITLGAQGADTGPFATLRARAFDSRPLIEDNSIKGKTSILFNAGIGYRQTKWEAALECLNLFDRKDNDIEYFYTSRLPGEPTAGYDDIHLHPSEPRTFRVRLTYRF; this is translated from the coding sequence ATGAAACGCTTCCATTCACCTCTCGCCATTCTCTTCACCGCCATAACAATCTCCACCCACACCCTCGCCCAGCAAACCGAGGAACTCCAAACCATCACCGTCACCGGCAAAGCCGAAGACCTCCTCGGCCAAACCACCGCCGCCTCCACCGGCTATGCCAGCTCCGAAGACCTCCTCGCCCGTCCCGTCCTACGCCGCGGCGAAATCCTCGAAACCATTCCCGGCGTCATCATCACCCAACACGCCGGCGGCGGCAAAGCCAACCAATACTTCCTGCGCGGCTTCAACCTCGACCACGGCGCCGACTTTGCCACCTCCCTCGAAGGCATGCCCCTCAACCTCCGCACCCACGCCCACGGCCAGGGCTACACCGACCTCAACCCCCTCATTCCCGAACTCCTCAGCGGCGTCAACTTCACCAAAGGCACCTTCACCGCCGCCCAAGGCGATCTCTCCACCGCCGGCAGCGCCGACTTCCTTCTTTTCAATCAACTCCCCAACAACTTCGTCACCATTGAAGCCGGCGAAAACAACTACTACCGCGCCCTCATCGCCGGCACGGTGGACCTCAATCCCACCATCGCCCCGCCCTTCGATCCCAAAAATCCCACCACCGATCTCATGCCAAAGATCCAGCAATCCCTCACCTACGCCCTCGAATACAACACCTACGACGGACCCTGGACCCTCCCCGAAGACTTCGAACGCTGGAACGGACTGCTCCGCTACTTCCGCGGCGACGACGACAACTTCTTCACCGCCACCTTCATGGGCTACCAGGCCGACTGGACCTCCAGCGACCAAATCCCCCAACGCGCCATCAACGACGGACGCATCGACCGACTCGGCCACGTCGACCCCACCACCGGCGGAGAGTCCTCACGCTACAGCCTCAACCTCACCTTCCAAACCCGCGACGGCGATGTCACCACCAAAGGCAATCTCTACGCCATCTACTACGACCTCGACCTCTACTCCAACTTCACCTACTTCCTCGACTACCCCGAACGCGGTGACCAGTTTCAGCAAAAAGAAAACCGCTGGATCCTCGGCGGCAACGTCGCCCGCACTTGGGAGAACCAAAACCTGTTTGGCAAAAAAACCGACTACACCCTCGGCCTCCAAACCCGCCACGACCTCATCGGCGACATCGGCCTCTACCGCACCCAAAACCGCCAGCGTTTCCAAACCATCCGCGAAGATGCCGTCTACGAAGCCAGCCTCGGACTCTTCGCCGAAACCACCATCCACTGGCAGGATTGGTTCCGCACCAACCTCGGCCTGCGCGGCGACCTCTTCTACTTCGACACCCGCCAGAGCAACCTCACCGCCAACGAAGGCGACGATCTCGACGCCATCCTTAGCCCCAAAATCAGCCTCATCTTCGGCCCCTGGAACGAAACCGAACTCTACCTCAACTACGGCCTCGGCTTCCACAGCAACGACGCCCGCGGCGTCAACACCACCATCGACCCCAACTCCGGCGACCCCGTTCCGCCTGTCGATCCCCTCGTCCGCACCCAAAGCGCCGAACTCGGCATCCGCAACCAGGCCATCCCCACCCTCACCAGCACCCTCTCCCTCTTCTGGATCGAAAGCGACAGCGAACTCGTCTACATCGGCGACGCCGGCGCCAACGAACCCGGCCCCGGCTCCCGTCGTTTCGGCCTCGAATTCGCCAACTACTGGCGTCCCGCCAAATGGCTCACCCTCGACGCCGAACTCGCCCTCACTCATGCCCGTTTCACCGACTCCGGCAACGACGACTACATCCCCAGCAGTGTCCCCCTCATGTTCAGCGGCGGCATCACCCTCGGTGCCCAAGGAGCTGACACCGGCCCCTTCGCCACCCTCCGCGCCCGCGCCTTCGACAGCCGACCCCTCATCGAAGACAACAGCATCAAAGGCAAAACCAGCATCCTCTTCAACGCCGGCATCGGCTACCGCCAAACCAAGTGGGAAGCCGCCTTGGAATGCCTCAACCTCTTCGACCGCAAAGACAACGACATCGAATATTTTTATACCAGCCGCCTCCCCGGCGAACCCACCGCCGGCTACGACGACATCCATCTCCACCCCAGCGAACCCCGCACCTTCCGCGTCCGCCTCACCTACCGCTTCTGA
- a CDS encoding type II toxin-antitoxin system RelB/DinJ family antitoxin, with amino-acid sequence MATREATVRARIPQSLKSDTDAVFDALGISSSEAIRLFLTQVRLRRGLPFSVVLPLKEDNTDLLLSPKQRQSALDDCYED; translated from the coding sequence ATGGCTACGAGAGAAGCAACCGTCCGGGCCAGAATCCCACAATCCCTAAAGTCCGATACCGACGCTGTCTTTGATGCTCTCGGCATTTCCAGCTCCGAAGCCATTCGACTGTTTCTAACCCAAGTTCGACTCCGTCGTGGATTGCCATTTTCAGTCGTGTTACCACTGAAGGAAGACAACACCGACCTTCTGCTCTCGCCTAAACAACGACAGTCTGCCTTGGACGACTGCTATGAAGACTGA
- the zigA gene encoding zinc metallochaperone GTPase ZigA, with product MHSATLPVTVLSGFLGAGKTTLLNHILRNREGKRVAVIVNDMSEVNIDAALVKNGDAAFARAEEKMVEMSNGCICCTLREDLLIEINKLAREGRFDHLVIESTGVSEPMPVAETFTFKDENGRSLSDVANIDTMVTVVDAKNFLTDFRTTQTLKQRQQALGEEDTRTIVDLLVDQIEFANVILINKTDTVTPAELQEIRATISALNPAATIHHTTQSAIPLNHILGTNLYQLAQAEQSTGWLDSLQHHTPETEEYGITHFVYRARRPFHPQRFSDFCHSHWQGVIRAKGLFWLATRPDLAGFISQAGVLRTTNAIGHFWAAIPKSDWPQSPAERDEIQASWQTPYGDRRQEIVIIGKEMNQPDLIAKLDTCLLTDKEFSKGPNAWQKFPDPFPKWQMGHSH from the coding sequence ATGCACTCAGCCACCCTCCCCGTCACCGTCCTCTCCGGCTTCCTCGGCGCCGGTAAAACCACCCTCCTCAACCACATCCTGCGTAACCGCGAAGGCAAACGCGTCGCTGTCATCGTCAACGACATGAGCGAGGTCAACATCGACGCCGCTCTCGTCAAAAACGGCGACGCCGCTTTCGCCCGAGCCGAGGAAAAAATGGTCGAAATGTCCAACGGCTGCATCTGCTGCACCCTGCGCGAAGACCTCCTCATCGAGATCAACAAACTCGCCCGCGAAGGCCGCTTCGACCACCTCGTCATCGAATCCACCGGCGTCTCCGAGCCCATGCCCGTCGCGGAAACCTTCACCTTCAAAGACGAAAACGGTCGATCCCTCAGCGACGTCGCCAACATCGACACCATGGTCACCGTCGTCGACGCCAAAAACTTCCTCACCGACTTCCGCACCACCCAGACCCTCAAGCAACGCCAGCAAGCCCTCGGTGAAGAAGACACCCGCACCATTGTCGACCTGCTCGTCGACCAGATCGAATTCGCCAACGTCATCCTCATCAACAAAACCGACACCGTCACCCCCGCCGAACTCCAGGAAATCCGCGCCACCATCAGCGCCCTCAACCCCGCCGCCACCATCCACCACACCACCCAAAGCGCCATCCCCCTCAACCACATCCTCGGCACCAACCTCTACCAGCTCGCCCAGGCCGAACAATCCACCGGCTGGCTCGATAGTCTCCAGCACCACACTCCCGAAACCGAAGAATACGGCATCACCCACTTCGTTTACCGCGCCCGCCGCCCCTTCCACCCGCAACGTTTCTCCGACTTCTGCCACTCCCACTGGCAAGGCGTCATCCGCGCCAAAGGCCTCTTCTGGCTCGCCACCCGCCCTGACCTCGCCGGCTTCATTTCCCAAGCCGGCGTCCTGCGCACCACCAACGCCATCGGTCACTTCTGGGCCGCCATCCCCAAATCCGACTGGCCCCAATCCCCCGCCGAACGCGACGAAATCCAAGCCAGCTGGCAAACCCCTTACGGCGACCGCCGACAGGAAATCGTCATCATCGGCAAAGAAATGAACCAACCCGACCTCATCGCCAAACTCGACACCTGTCTCCTCACCGACAAAGAATTTTCCAAAGGCCCCAACGCCTGGCAAAAATTCCCCGATCCCTTCCCAAAATGGCAAATGGGCCATTCACATTGA